Proteins encoded by one window of Anaerolineales bacterium:
- a CDS encoding sugar ABC transporter permease, translating to MTTTAAARTRENVTTSPAKTVSKRRANFNEGALGLLFVAPVAIITLVFQLFPVLYGFYMSMQGGVIIPDGFVGLKHYARAVGSLAYMLILVLAFVAGAAAFTYYRRGRLSQQEGKGDFFAYLLPGFLGGAGIIGGVLITFFLNITYALPAILVVIVAFAWFQTLNNRDGSEKGGAAYVVGALAVGMGTISAIGLTLFTFSELYGALMPYLTVLEKLITNKNHAYIFPLLPQFIAFGSMLACVAGIIYLTERRRLIERETQPGLFALAGTIRLVLGFIISLLLGFLVGAQEALIESVLSLTGITNADVRALSLQLTGTRFSLETMLNGIRAWNEVFSMLVGIMSIGLAWYVWGLSRRRETTLGMVGAILMSIFLMGGGVLFLGILPGAGSAGDPEFFQSMLRTFSYAIMTVPIQLVLGLLLAYMLYYEVRWGKSLYRIVFFMPYIAPAVVTAAVFSQIFSLREAAPANQFVQALGFPPLEWLRTPKGIFQILAEHIGGANTRLPDFLVGPSLPLVSASIYAIWVFSGYNAVIFMAGLGNVPKDMYEAAQVDGAGRWATFRQIIFPLISPTTFFLTVLAVIGTLRAFTHIWVLRQEAARGAMDTTTVYIYTILIETSQIKTRPFAAALSFLLFGVILIMTIIQNRLSKDRVFYG from the coding sequence ATGACCACCACCGCCGCCGCCCGCACGCGGGAGAATGTGACCACATCTCCGGCAAAAACGGTCAGCAAGCGCCGCGCCAACTTTAATGAGGGGGCGTTGGGGCTGCTTTTCGTCGCGCCCGTCGCTATCATCACCCTTGTTTTCCAGTTGTTTCCCGTCCTCTACGGGTTTTACATGAGTATGCAGGGGGGGGTGATTATCCCCGACGGCTTTGTCGGGCTAAAACACTACGCTCGCGCTGTAGGCAGCCTCGCCTATATGCTGATCCTTGTTTTGGCATTTGTAGCAGGCGCAGCCGCCTTCACCTACTATCGGCGGGGGAGACTATCTCAGCAGGAAGGGAAAGGGGATTTCTTCGCCTATTTGCTTCCCGGCTTCCTCGGTGGTGCGGGGATCATTGGCGGGGTTCTGATCACCTTTTTCTTGAACATCACCTACGCACTTCCGGCAATCCTTGTTGTGATTGTCGCCTTCGCCTGGTTTCAAACCCTAAATAACCGCGATGGCAGCGAGAAGGGCGGGGCGGCTTATGTCGTCGGCGCGCTGGCGGTGGGGATGGGAACGATCAGCGCCATTGGCTTGACCCTGTTCACCTTTTCCGAACTCTACGGCGCTTTGATGCCCTACCTTACCGTATTAGAAAAGCTGATCACAAACAAAAACCACGCTTATATTTTTCCCCTTCTCCCCCAATTCATCGCCTTTGGCAGCATGTTGGCATGTGTGGCTGGGATCATTTACCTCACCGAGCGCCGTCGTCTTATAGAGCGCGAAACGCAGCCGGGGCTTTTTGCCCTTGCTGGAACAATCCGGCTGGTGTTGGGATTCATCATCTCTCTACTGCTTGGTTTCCTTGTGGGCGCACAAGAAGCACTCATTGAATCTGTGCTGAGCTTGACGGGAATCACCAACGCCGATGTGCGGGCGCTCTCTTTACAGTTAACCGGAACGCGCTTCAGCCTAGAGACCATGCTGAACGGGATTCGGGCATGGAATGAGGTTTTCTCCATGCTTGTGGGGATCATGTCTATCGGCTTGGCGTGGTATGTCTGGGGGCTTTCCCGCCGCCGCGAAACGACGCTTGGCATGGTGGGGGCGATCCTCATGTCCATCTTCCTGATGGGCGGCGGCGTCTTGTTTTTAGGGATTCTCCCCGGAGCAGGGTCGGCGGGCGATCCCGAATTCTTCCAATCCATGCTGCGGACGTTCAGCTACGCCATTATGACTGTCCCCATCCAATTGGTGTTGGGGCTGCTCTTAGCCTACATGCTCTATTATGAGGTGCGTTGGGGAAAGTCCCTCTATCGGATTGTTTTCTTTATGCCCTACATTGCTCCGGCTGTGGTGACGGCAGCGGTCTTCTCTCAGATTTTTTCCCTGCGCGAGGCTGCCCCTGCCAACCAATTTGTCCAAGCATTGGGCTTTCCCCCTCTGGAGTGGCTGCGCACACCAAAAGGCATCTTCCAAATCCTTGCCGAACACATCGGCGGGGCAAACACACGCCTTCCCGATTTTTTGGTCGGACCAAGCCTTCCCCTTGTCTCGGCCTCAATCTATGCCATTTGGGTGTTCAGCGGCTACAATGCCGTCATCTTCATGGCAGGTTTGGGAAACGTCCCCAAAGACATGTACGAAGCGGCACAGGTCGATGGGGCGGGGCGCTGGGCAACCTTTCGCCAGATTATCTTCCCGCTAATCTCGCCCACGACGTTTTTCCTGACCGTCCTCGCCGTGATTGGCACACTGCGGGCATTCACCCATATCTGGGTGCTGCGCCAAGAGGCGGCGCGGGGGGCGATGGACACTACCACCGTCTACATCTACACGATCTTGATCGAAACCTCGCAAATCAAAACACGTCCTTTTGCGGCGGCGCTCTCATTTTTGCTCTTTGGCGTGATTCTGATCATGACGATCATCCAAAACCGGCTTTCAAAGGATCGGGTGTTTTATGGCTGA
- a CDS encoding carbohydrate ABC transporter permease — translation MADITFGNPAARKPGKVNSFRVIVYAVVTLAAFIYIAPFVWMTAKSFQTQLEAGSTKLLPANVQWQNYTDVWNGSEEISRSRKFGQYLANTLKIEALTIVLQTTISILAAYAFAKMRFPGRNFMFAMLLTTLFVPSIILIVPNLVIVTRISQAFEAINPALKWMNNWPVLVIPFLSNTFSIFLLRQFFLQIPDELWDAARIDGAGHLRYLWRVVVPISRAPIATTILFTFIAVWSAFEWPLLVLQGNPEWTPISLALSQFRGDGGERTHLLMAAAVVALMPIMILYFFTQKQFTQGITTTGLK, via the coding sequence ATGGCTGATATAACCTTTGGCAACCCCGCTGCCCGCAAACCGGGCAAGGTCAACTCGTTCAGGGTGATCGTCTATGCCGTTGTCACACTGGCTGCCTTCATCTACATTGCCCCCTTTGTTTGGATGACGGCGAAGTCGTTCCAAACCCAATTGGAAGCCGGCTCAACAAAACTTCTTCCGGCAAATGTCCAATGGCAAAATTACACCGATGTGTGGAACGGCTCAGAGGAAATTAGCCGCTCGCGGAAGTTTGGGCAGTACCTCGCCAACACGCTGAAAATTGAGGCGCTGACGATTGTCCTTCAAACGACGATCTCGATCCTTGCCGCCTATGCCTTTGCCAAAATGCGTTTTCCGGGGCGCAACTTCATGTTCGCCATGCTGCTGACGACCCTCTTTGTGCCAAGTATCATCCTTATTGTACCAAATCTGGTCATCGTCACACGCATCAGCCAGGCTTTTGAAGCGATTAACCCCGCCCTAAAATGGATGAATAATTGGCCCGTGTTGGTCATTCCCTTCCTCTCCAACACGTTTTCGATCTTCTTGCTGCGGCAGTTTTTCTTGCAAATTCCCGACGAATTGTGGGATGCGGCGCGGATCGATGGCGCAGGGCATTTGCGATATCTCTGGCGGGTGGTTGTCCCCATCTCCCGCGCTCCCATTGCCACGACGATTCTGTTCACTTTCATCGCCGTGTGGAGCGCCTTTGAGTGGCCCCTCTTGGTTTTGCAAGGCAACCCCGAATGGACGCCTATTTCGCTGGCGTTGTCGCAATTCCGAGGCGATGGGGGGGAGCGCACTCATTTGCTCATGGCGGCGGCGGTGGTCGCTCTGATGCCAATCATGATCTTGTACTTCTTCACCCAAAAGCAGTTTACACAGGGAATCACCACAACGGGCTTGAAGTGA
- a CDS encoding glycosyltransferase family 4 protein produces MTTFNPPLIRAAFFAAAPLALHGWGRYTRDLIEALSVQGVAVTLITARDAPADPDLPLASYHRLLPSLTPPRRFSTLRQFLALPAVGRAVKGCDLVHVVAEPYTLAAGFLRQPLVVTAHGTYLPQTAGGRWVGAIYRHAYRRAQIICVSRHTERHVHMAIPTAQTVVITNGIDAARLHVPSASHFDDEQPVIITLGQVKARKGLHVLIAAMPAIRAVIPNVRALIIGNDRADVGYTQSLHRQIAELGLADHVRLMGRMDDSAVAETMQKAAVFALPAVSIGNQFEGFGLVYLEASAAGLPVIGTQNNGAEDAIRDGETGFLIPQNDPDALAQAAIRLLRDSALRQKMGGAGRTFAETMTWDKAAARVRAVYTEVLLSHRAEGAHWASA; encoded by the coding sequence TTGACCACATTCAATCCGCCCCTTATCCGTGCCGCCTTTTTTGCCGCCGCCCCCCTTGCCTTGCACGGTTGGGGGCGTTATACCCGCGATCTCATTGAGGCACTCTCGGTACAGGGCGTCGCGGTCACGTTGATCACGGCGCGGGATGCTCCCGCTGATCCTGATCTTCCCCTCGCGAGTTATCACCGCCTTTTGCCAAGCCTAACCCCGCCACGCCGTTTTTCAACCCTAAGGCAATTTCTCGCTCTCCCCGCTGTGGGGCGTGCCGTGAAAGGATGCGATCTCGTTCATGTCGTCGCTGAACCGTATACCCTAGCGGCGGGCTTTTTGCGCCAACCCCTCGTCGTCACCGCGCATGGTACCTACCTTCCCCAAACGGCGGGCGGGCGGTGGGTTGGGGCGATCTACCGGCACGCTTACCGCCGTGCGCAAATCATCTGCGTCAGCCGCCACACAGAGCGCCACGTCCACATGGCGATTCCCACTGCCCAAACAGTGGTCATTACAAATGGGATTGATGCCGCCCGCCTTCATGTGCCATCGGCTTCGCACTTCGATGATGAACAGCCCGTGATCATCACACTAGGGCAAGTAAAAGCGCGAAAAGGTTTGCATGTCTTGATCGCTGCCATGCCCGCCATTCGCGCTGTGATTCCCAACGTCCGCGCCCTGATCATCGGGAATGATCGCGCCGATGTGGGATACACGCAATCCCTGCACAGGCAAATTGCCGAGCTAGGGTTAGCGGATCACGTTCGGCTGATGGGGCGGATGGATGATTCGGCGGTGGCAGAGACGATGCAAAAGGCGGCAGTGTTTGCCTTGCCCGCCGTAAGTATTGGCAACCAATTTGAGGGCTTTGGTTTGGTATATCTCGAAGCAAGCGCCGCAGGCTTGCCCGTCATCGGGACGCAAAACAACGGCGCAGAAGATGCTATTCGTGACGGAGAAACGGGATTTCTCATCCCTCAAAATGATCCTGATGCCCTTGCACAGGCAGCCATCCGGCTGTTAAGGGATTCCGCCTTACGGCAGAAGATGGGCGGGGCGGGGCGAACCTTTGCCGAAACCATGACGTGGGACAAGGCAGCCGCACGGGTGAGGGCGGTCTATACGGAGGTGCTTTTGAGTCACCGTGCGGAGGGCGCCCACTGGGCGTCCGCGTGA
- a CDS encoding zinc ribbon domain-containing protein, translating into MPRYDYVCDTCAVEFEARHGFDDPPPPCPNGHTTVHRVIRSAPRVMHGMAAAASKNATKEELQAKWAEETPKLRKQIANKLGEDAAASVPTLNKSFD; encoded by the coding sequence ATGCCCCGCTACGATTATGTCTGTGATACCTGCGCGGTAGAGTTTGAGGCGCGTCACGGCTTTGATGACCCTCCGCCACCTTGCCCAAACGGGCATACCACCGTCCACCGCGTGATTCGCAGCGCACCCCGTGTGATGCATGGAATGGCAGCCGCAGCCAGTAAAAACGCCACCAAAGAGGAATTGCAAGCGAAGTGGGCGGAAGAAACCCCCAAACTGCGCAAACAGATTGCTAACAAACTAGGGGAAGATGCGGCAGCCAGTGTTCCAACGCTGAACAAGTCGTTTGATTAG
- the glmU gene encoding bifunctional UDP-N-acetylglucosamine diphosphorylase/glucosamine-1-phosphate N-acetyltransferase GlmU: MKSEMAKVLHPVGGKPMVVRAVESAEKVGAARLLVIVGQDAEGVKAAVGGRAEFATQAPLLGTGHALMQAADALRGATEYVAVTYADMPLLRPETLNRLYTAARESTATIALLTITVPDPRGFGRIVRGEGGSVAAIIEDHEATPAQKAIGELNVGVYVFRATWLWDALLKVQPKAKGEYYLTDLIEIATAEGLTVEGIACDDPDEVIGVNNRLHLSEVEAALRRRVNRHWMLEGVTLIDPATTYIHEDVTIGRDTVIHPNTSLQGKTAIGMGCQLGPNSVIRDSQIGAACVVDNSVVESATMEDGCQIGPFGHLRPKAYLEAGVHMGNFGEVKNARLGRGTRMGHFSYIGDAHIGADVNIGAGTITVNFDGVRKNTTIVGDHAFIGSDTMLIAPVEIGENARTAAGSVVTKNVPTGHIAIGVPARMRRIATPESQPTEETTPK, encoded by the coding sequence ATGAAATCTGAGATGGCAAAGGTCTTGCACCCCGTTGGCGGCAAACCGATGGTCGTCCGCGCCGTTGAGAGCGCCGAAAAGGTTGGCGCCGCCCGCTTATTGGTCATTGTTGGGCAAGATGCCGAAGGCGTCAAAGCGGCAGTCGGCGGGCGGGCAGAATTTGCCACCCAAGCGCCGCTTTTGGGGACGGGTCATGCCCTGATGCAAGCGGCGGATGCCCTGCGCGGGGCGACAGAGTACGTCGCCGTGACTTACGCCGATATGCCCCTGCTGCGCCCCGAAACACTGAACCGCCTGTATACTGCTGCCCGCGAATCGACGGCGACCATCGCCCTCCTAACGATCACTGTCCCCGACCCACGTGGCTTCGGGCGGATTGTGCGTGGCGAGGGCGGCTCGGTGGCTGCCATTATCGAAGATCATGAGGCGACACCCGCCCAAAAGGCAATCGGTGAATTGAACGTGGGCGTCTATGTGTTCCGCGCCACGTGGCTGTGGGATGCGCTTCTGAAGGTGCAGCCGAAAGCAAAGGGCGAGTATTATCTGACTGACCTCATTGAGATCGCCACTGCGGAGGGATTGACCGTTGAGGGCATTGCCTGCGACGACCCCGACGAGGTGATCGGCGTGAACAACCGCCTTCATCTCAGCGAGGTTGAGGCTGCGTTGCGTCGGCGGGTAAACCGCCATTGGATGTTGGAAGGCGTTACCCTGATCGACCCCGCCACCACCTACATTCATGAGGATGTCACCATCGGGCGCGATACCGTGATTCATCCCAATACCAGCTTGCAAGGTAAGACGGCTATCGGTATGGGCTGTCAATTGGGACCGAACAGCGTGATCCGTGACAGCCAGATTGGGGCGGCGTGTGTTGTCGATAACAGCGTGGTCGAATCGGCAACGATGGAAGATGGCTGTCAGATCGGACCCTTTGGGCATTTGCGCCCGAAGGCGTACCTTGAGGCAGGCGTTCACATGGGGAATTTTGGCGAGGTCAAAAATGCTCGTTTAGGGCGCGGCACGCGGATGGGGCATTTCAGCTACATTGGCGATGCCCATATTGGGGCAGATGTGAACATCGGCGCGGGGACGATCACGGTGAATTTTGATGGGGTGCGCAAAAACACGACCATCGTTGGCGACCACGCCTTCATCGGCAGCGATACGATGCTCATTGCCCCCGTCGAGATTGGCGAAAATGCCCGCACCGCCGCTGGTTCTGTCGTCACCAAAAATGTTCCAACGGGGCATATTGCCATTGGCGTTCCGGCTCGGATGCGCCGTATTGCCACTCCCGAAAGCCAACCAACAGAGGAAACAACACCTAAATAA
- a CDS encoding HlyC/CorC family transporter, whose translation MDPSDSTAGLVALLALIIVHALFSAMYSSVIQARKQQMKILAEAGNRRAVRVLAITEDSTRLITTQSVINILAYFAAAGLITLGVARPLVQSLAQGGVNRTLMVVTIYPLTWIVGGIIVFTLTDLIPASVAEARAESWAMSSVGVVSLSLTLFAPFSRLLITLSSRFAASVGGGQRVPYITEEEIKHMVDAGQEGGAIEDEEKEMIYSILQFNDKVVREIMIPRIDIEAVDVQTDWREGLNAITEKGHSRVPVYEESIDKIIGVLYAKDLLNVLGRDPKTMKPLREMLRPAHFVPESKRASALLAELQKSKIHMAIVIDEFGGTAGLVTIEDLLEEIVGEIQDEFDHEEEAEVQAISETEFLFDAGISLDEVNDLLDSDLSTDESDTLGGYIFSALGRVPVSGDHFEADSLRVTVETVDGRRIRRVRVVKLPPPTEGMDDGESGKSARATQSIPSLSDPTTEAKGSR comes from the coding sequence ATGGATCCAAGCGACAGTACGGCTGGTTTAGTCGCCCTCCTTGCACTCATCATCGTCCACGCGCTCTTTTCCGCCATGTATTCTTCGGTGATTCAAGCCCGCAAGCAGCAGATGAAAATACTGGCGGAGGCGGGCAACCGTCGGGCGGTAAGGGTGCTTGCTATCACGGAGGATTCGACACGGTTGATCACCACCCAAAGTGTGATCAACATCCTCGCCTATTTTGCGGCGGCGGGGTTGATCACGCTGGGGGTTGCCCGCCCGCTGGTGCAAAGCCTTGCCCAGGGGGGGGTGAATCGTACCTTGATGGTCGTCACCATTTACCCCCTGACGTGGATCGTTGGGGGGATCATCGTTTTTACTCTGACGGATTTGATCCCTGCCAGTGTTGCCGAAGCCCGCGCCGAAAGTTGGGCAATGTCTTCGGTGGGCGTTGTTAGCCTCTCTCTGACCCTGTTTGCGCCGTTCTCGCGCTTGCTGATCACGCTCAGCAGCCGCTTTGCCGCCTCGGTGGGGGGTGGGCAGCGCGTCCCCTACATCACCGAGGAGGAGATCAAGCACATGGTCGACGCCGGACAGGAAGGCGGCGCGATTGAGGACGAAGAAAAGGAGATGATCTACTCGATCTTGCAATTCAACGACAAGGTGGTGCGCGAGATCATGATCCCGCGCATCGATATTGAGGCGGTGGATGTGCAGACCGACTGGCGGGAAGGGCTGAACGCGATCACCGAAAAAGGGCATTCGCGTGTTCCCGTCTATGAAGAAAGCATCGATAAGATCATCGGCGTCCTCTATGCTAAAGACCTGCTAAACGTCTTGGGGCGCGATCCGAAGACGATGAAACCGCTGCGGGAGATGCTCCGTCCGGCGCACTTTGTTCCCGAATCAAAACGCGCCAGCGCCTTGCTTGCTGAACTGCAAAAGAGCAAAATTCACATGGCGATTGTCATTGATGAGTTTGGTGGCACAGCGGGCTTGGTGACCATTGAGGACTTGCTAGAAGAAATCGTGGGGGAGATTCAAGATGAATTTGACCACGAGGAAGAAGCGGAGGTTCAGGCGATTAGCGAGACAGAATTCCTCTTTGATGCAGGCATCAGCCTTGACGAGGTGAATGACCTACTGGACAGCGACCTTTCTACCGACGAAAGCGATACACTAGGGGGGTATATTTTCTCGGCGTTGGGGCGCGTCCCCGTGTCGGGCGATCACTTTGAGGCGGATAGTTTGAGGGTCACTGTCGAAACGGTGGATGGGCGGCGTATCCGGCGCGTCCGCGTGGTCAAGCTGCCCCCGCCAACCGAGGGGATGGACGACGGCGAGAGCGGCAAATCCGCCCGCGCTACCCAATCGATTCCGAGTCTCTCCGACCCAACAACGGAGGCAAAAGGCAGCCGATGA
- the cdd gene encoding cytidine deaminase, with the protein MINETLAALVAKAAEGRSRAYIPYSHYAVGAALLDEDGTIYTGCNVENASYGGTICAERTALVKAVSEGARRFTTICVMTENGGSPCGICRQVLYEFNPDMSVILASPSGAIVKIYTLRDLLPDGFGAEKLP; encoded by the coding sequence ATGATCAACGAAACACTGGCAGCACTTGTAGCGAAAGCGGCAGAGGGGCGCAGCCGCGCCTATATCCCCTACTCGCATTACGCGGTGGGGGCGGCACTCCTAGACGAGGATGGAACAATCTACACCGGCTGCAATGTCGAAAACGCCAGCTATGGCGGGACAATCTGCGCCGAACGGACGGCGCTGGTAAAGGCGGTTAGCGAGGGGGCGCGGCGCTTCACGACGATCTGTGTGATGACCGAGAATGGCGGATCGCCGTGCGGGATATGCCGACAGGTACTCTACGAATTCAACCCCGATATGAGCGTGATCCTCGCCAGCCCAAGCGGGGCGATTGTGAAGATTTATACGCTGCGCGACCTGCTCCCCGATGGGTTTGGGGCGGAGAAACTCCCCTAA
- a CDS encoding S1 RNA-binding domain-containing protein → MNRSNSTHYGTNRPTRSTQTHGRDTDHADYVPPPPDESYWASLLQEDETELPHTRRHDDWHELEASTPGRPFATADDWEIARKVYVEDGVIELPVIGHNRGGLLVEWNALRGFVPASQLLNFPVMPDSSARRAELAARVGISLHLRVIELDILNNRLILSERAAQVAAGTRAQLLDHLQQGDVCSGTVTNLCDFGAFVDLGGVEGLIHISELSWGRVNHPEDILVRGQYVRVHVMEINQEAGRVALSLKRLQPDPWETVERRYTIGQIIEGVITNVVDFGAFTRVEEGLEGLIHISELAEGSFLHPRNVVREGEHVRVRVLNIDGRSRRLGLSLRLYEQPSPYSYGQD, encoded by the coding sequence ATGAACAGGTCAAATAGTACACATTACGGGACAAATCGCCCCACACGCAGCACACAAACACATGGACGGGACACTGACCACGCCGATTATGTGCCGCCGCCCCCCGATGAAAGTTATTGGGCATCTCTTCTCCAAGAGGATGAAACCGAACTCCCCCACACCCGCCGTCATGACGATTGGCACGAACTGGAAGCATCCACGCCGGGACGCCCCTTCGCCACTGCCGATGATTGGGAGATCGCCCGCAAAGTGTACGTTGAGGATGGCGTGATTGAACTCCCCGTGATCGGGCATAACCGAGGCGGCTTATTGGTGGAGTGGAACGCCCTGCGCGGCTTTGTCCCCGCCAGCCAACTGCTCAATTTTCCGGTCATGCCCGATAGCTCGGCGCGGCGGGCAGAGCTTGCCGCACGGGTTGGCATTTCCCTTCACCTGCGCGTGATCGAACTGGATATTCTTAACAACCGCCTGATTCTTTCGGAGCGGGCGGCGCAAGTGGCGGCGGGGACACGCGCCCAACTGCTGGATCACCTTCAACAGGGCGATGTGTGCAGCGGCACGGTGACAAACCTCTGTGATTTTGGCGCGTTCGTTGATCTGGGCGGCGTCGAAGGCTTGATCCACATCAGCGAACTGAGTTGGGGGCGTGTTAACCACCCTGAGGATATTTTGGTGCGCGGTCAGTATGTGCGCGTCCATGTCATGGAGATCAATCAAGAGGCGGGGCGCGTCGCGCTGAGCCTGAAGCGCCTTCAACCCGACCCCTGGGAGACGGTGGAGCGCCGCTATACGATTGGGCAGATTATCGAAGGGGTGATCACGAATGTCGTTGATTTCGGGGCGTTCACCCGCGTGGAAGAAGGGCTAGAAGGACTGATCCACATCTCTGAGCTTGCCGAGGGGAGTTTTCTGCACCCGCGCAATGTCGTTCGGGAAGGCGAACATGTCCGCGTCCGCGTGTTGAACATTGATGGGCGTTCGCGCCGCTTGGGGTTGAGCCTCCGCCTTTATGAGCAGCCTAGCCCGTATAGCTATGGGCAGGATTAA
- a CDS encoding IS5 family transposase, protein MSRHDLSDEQWAVVEPLIPKKMGKRGRPRNDDRQTLNGILYVLKTGCAWRDLPKEYGSDSTCWRRLNEWSLDGTWERIWRTFLGRLDGVGKTKVGKGAKVMTVVDGNGLPIGLHVDSAQPHKLKDDMNTYHLRSASEDIFLP, encoded by the coding sequence ATGAGCAGACATGATTTAAGCGATGAACAATGGGCGGTGGTTGAACCGCTCATTCCCAAGAAAATGGGTAAACGAGGTCGTCCGCGAAACGACGACCGCCAGACGTTGAACGGCATTCTGTATGTGCTGAAAACAGGCTGTGCTTGGCGAGACCTGCCCAAGGAGTACGGCTCGGACAGCACGTGCTGGCGACGGTTGAATGAGTGGTCGCTCGACGGGACATGGGAGCGGATTTGGCGCACGTTCCTGGGCCGGCTGGATGGCGTAGGCAAGACCAAAGTCGGCAAAGGGGCGAAGGTCATGACCGTGGTCGATGGGAACGGGTTGCCCATCGGCTTGCATGTGGACAGCGCCCAACCCCATAAGCTGAAAGATGATATGAACACGTACCATTTAAGGTCTGCCTCCGAGGATATTTTTCTCCCATAA
- a CDS encoding DUF3592 domain-containing protein has protein sequence MFQPYDTDKTEKPEAKEKPKVIMSSSPFEDSPKRKASPTVESLDWLGQLREKYEPTIEGQRSEQTKSASYGTDYSGSAADKVPPNAFFLVPKQASFPQTRKLTSSGGMALVVFGFIFMVALGGMWLYDTIRANARTTNGVTTTATVTSRTTSRGSKGGTTYYIHYQFRAGNERDITIKEAVNSSLYSRVSNGSTLQVRYAKDDPYNAHLVENSYTNGMVIAGIVGFLVGVPMFFGGIVTFRRHKRLERRGMVLAGRLTQIRGSSSKSGYTVTAKYTAQTPDGQTLKGSSSANRNDLRKQSFPPVGTAVVVVWDGNKAHRML, from the coding sequence ATGTTTCAGCCCTATGACACGGACAAGACCGAAAAACCAGAGGCGAAGGAAAAGCCAAAGGTGATTATGAGCAGTTCCCCGTTTGAGGATTCCCCCAAACGGAAGGCATCGCCAACCGTAGAATCACTCGATTGGCTCGGTCAACTGCGTGAAAAATATGAGCCAACCATTGAAGGGCAGCGAAGCGAACAAACTAAAAGCGCCTCGTATGGAACGGATTACAGTGGGTCCGCGGCTGACAAAGTGCCGCCGAACGCCTTTTTCCTTGTGCCGAAACAAGCCTCCTTTCCCCAAACCCGCAAACTGACCTCGAGCGGCGGGATGGCACTGGTTGTGTTCGGGTTTATTTTTATGGTCGCCTTAGGTGGGATGTGGCTTTATGATACCATCCGGGCGAACGCCCGCACCACAAATGGGGTGACAACGACAGCAACGGTGACGAGCCGCACCACCTCGCGGGGGAGTAAAGGTGGCACAACCTACTATATCCATTACCAGTTCCGTGCTGGCAATGAGCGAGACATTACGATTAAAGAAGCCGTAAATAGCTCGCTATATTCCCGTGTCTCCAACGGCTCAACGCTTCAGGTACGTTATGCGAAAGATGATCCCTATAATGCCCACCTTGTTGAGAATAGCTACACCAACGGCATGGTGATCGCCGGAATCGTTGGATTTCTTGTTGGTGTCCCGATGTTCTTCGGAGGCATTGTTACTTTTAGGCGGCATAAACGCCTCGAACGGCGGGGGATGGTGCTTGCCGGAAGGCTGACACAGATTCGCGGATCAAGCAGCAAATCTGGCTATACCGTCACCGCCAAATATACCGCCCAAACGCCGGATGGACAGACGCTGAAGGGATCATCAAGCGCAAATCGTAACGACCTTCGCAAGCAGTCGTTCCCGCCGGTGGGAACAGCCGTCGTTGTTGTTTGGGATGGAAACAAAGCACATCGAATGCTTTAA